GCCCGTGCGCGCAGGCGGGTGCGCAGGCGCACGCCGGGTCAGCCGACCGGGCGGACGCCGGAGCGGTGCAGCCCGAAGGTCACCCCGTCGAGGAGCGCGCCCCAGGAGGCCTCCACGACGTTGGCGCCGACGCCCACCGTGACCCACGACGACTCGCCGTCGCTGGTCTCGATGAGCACGCGGGTGATCGCGTCGGTGCCCAGTCCCTGGTCGAGGATCCGCACCTTGTAGTCGGTGAGGCGGAACCGGCCGACCTCCGGGTACGCCTGGCCCATCGCCGTGCGCAGCGCCTGGTCGAGCGCGTTGACGGGGCCGTTGCCCTCGCCCGTCACCACGATCCGCGTCCCCTCGGCGTGCAGCTTCACCGTGGCCTCGGACAGCGCCTCTCCCCCGGACCGGCTCTCCGTGATGACGCGCCACGACTCGACCTCGACGTAGGCCGGACGCCGACCGCTGACCTCCTCGACCAGCATGAGCTCGAAGGAGGCGTCGGCCGCCTCGAAGGTGTAGCCGCGCGACTCCAGGATCTTCACGCGCTCGGTGACGCGGGTGACCAGCTCCTTGCCCTCGGGGCTGTCGACCGAGAGGTCGTAGCCCAGCTCGCGGCCCTTCAGCTCGATCGAGGCGCGGCCGGCCATGTCGGAGACCAGGAGGCGCATGTCGTTGCCGACGCCGGCCGGGTCCATGTGCTGGTAGAGGTCCGGGTCGACCTTGATCGCGCTCGCGTGCAGACCCGCCTTGTGGGCGAAGGCCGACGTGCCGACGTAGGGCTGGCGGGAGGCGGGCGGCACGTTCGTCACCTCGGCGACCGCGTGGGCGATGCGGGTGGCCTCGGCGAGCGCCCCCGGCGGCAGCACCGGGCGCTCCAGCTTCAGCTCCAGCGCCGCGACCACGGCGACGAGGTCGGCGTTGCCGGTGCGCTCGCCGTACCCGTTGATGCAGCCCTGCACGTGCGTAGCGCCGGCCTGCACCGCCGCGACCGAGTTGGCGACCGCGCAGCCCGTGTCGTTGTGCGCGTGGATGCCGACCCGGCCCCCGGTCGTCGCGACGACGTCCGTCACGATCTCCCCGACCCACGGCGGCAGCATGCCGCCGTTGGTGTCGCACAGCGCGACCAGCTCCGCGCCCGCCTCGAACGCCGCCCCGAGCACGTCGAGGGCGTAGGAGCGGTTGCGGCGGTAGCCGTCGAAGAAGTGCTCCGCGTCGACGAACACCTCGAGGCCCTCGGCCCGCAGGTGGGCGACGGTGTCGCGCACCATGGCGAGGTTCTCCGCCAGCGTCGTGCGCAGTGCCAGCTCGACGTGCCGGTCGTGGGACTTCGCGACGAGGCAGGCCGTCCCCGCCCCCGAGTCGCGCAGTGCCGCGACCAGCGGGTCGTCGGCCGCGGCCACGCCCGCCCGCCGCGTCGACCCGAAGGCCGCCAGACGCGCGTGCTTGAGGTCGAGCTCGGTGCGGGCGCGGCGGAAGAACTCGGTGTCCTTCGGGTTCGCGCCGGGCCACCCGCCCTCGACGTACCCCACCCCCAGCTCGTCGATCAGGCCCGCGATCGCGAGCTTGTCGCCGACGGAGAGGTTGAGGCCCTCCTGCTGCGCGCCGTCACGGAGCGTCGTGTCGTAGACGTGGAACGCGCCCTGGAGGTCGAGGGGCTGCTCGGCGATGCTCATCGGGGATCCTTCTCATCGGGAGTACGACGGGGGTGAGGACGGACTCCGACGCACCGTCCCGGCGGGTCCCGGGCACAAAAAAACCTCTCGGGTCAACGAGAGGTCGGCGCGCCCGGAGCTCCGGACGCGCTACGTAATGCCGATCAGACCAGCGACGACAGCACGGTGCACCCGGCCAGTGTGGCACGCGTCGCGCGCTCGGCGCCAGGGTCGTCCACGGCGCCGGCGCCGTCAGCGCCAGAAGAGGACGGCGTCGCGCACGTCGTCCCAGAGCGCGTCGGGGGCCGGGGGCGTGTCGGGGGCGTCCTGGGCCGGAGCCCAGGAGACGCCCTGGGCGTCGGCCGCGAGGGCCGTGCCGCCGGCCGTCGCGGCCAGGAGCGCGGCGAACACGAGCCACAGGAGCGCGGAGTCGGCCACGGGGTCGACGACGGCGTGCACGGGGCCCCGCAGCCGGGAGCTGCCGGGCCCCGTCCACAGCGCGACCGCGAGCACACCCGCGCCGATCGCCAGGCAGACCGTGGTGGTGAGGCCCAGCGCGAGGGCCAGCAACCCGGCGCTCAGCGCGAGCAGCACGCCCCAGAGCACGAGCGCGACGGAGCCGAGGAACGACAGCAGGAGGAACCACGGGAAGCCCAGCACCGCCAGCGGACCGTCGCTCCAGTGCGCCCGTCCGCGCCGCTCCCGCCGCTCGCGCCGCGTGCTCGCGCCGAGGGAGACGGCCCGGAGGACGCAGACGAGCAGCGTCACGACGCCCGCGGTCACCCACGGCGCGAGCATGCCGGCCGCCGTCACGCACGACCCCAGGAGCAGCACGAGCACGCCCGAGCGGAACCGGGCCCCCGCGCCCCGGCGAGGCGGGGGCTCCTGCCACGGCGGCGGGTACGACGCGCGCTGCGGGACCGGCTGCGGGACCGGGCGCGGCGGTGGGTAGGGCGGCGGGGCCGGCTGCCGGGCCGGCTGCTGGACGGGCTGCTGGACGGGGGCCGCCACGGGCCGCGCCGTCGGCCGCGGCGGGGGCGGCTGCTGGTAGGGCTCGCGCTCGGGCGGCATGATCCGCGTGCCGCCCTCGAGCGGCGGGTCCTCGATGGTGGGGAGCAGGGCGGTGGCGGCGCCCGCGGCCGCCAGGTCCGTCTCGTCGGCCCCCGCCCCCACGAGCGCGGCACGGGCCCGGGTCGCGCCGTCGAGGCTGTCCGGGTCGATCCAGGCGCGGAGCTCGGTCAGGGTGGGGCGCCGGCGGGGGTCCGGGTCGAGGGCGCGCTCGAGGGGCCCGCGCAGCCGGGCCGGCACGCCCTCGAGGTCGTGCTCCCCGCGGCGTACCCGGTCCATGACCGCCATCGCCGGGCCGCGCCCGAACGGAGCGCGCCCCAGGGCGGCGAAGGCGATGGTCGAGGCCAGCGCGTGCACGTCGGCGGCCGGCGAGGCGTCCTCGCCGTGCAGGATCTCCGGCGCGAGGTAGCCCGGGGTGCCGAGCAGCCAGCCCGTGTGGGTCAGGCGCGGGTCGTCCGCCACGCGGGCGAGCCCG
This Nocardioides alkalitolerans DNA region includes the following protein-coding sequences:
- the cimA gene encoding citramalate synthase gives rise to the protein MSIAEQPLDLQGAFHVYDTTLRDGAQQEGLNLSVGDKLAIAGLIDELGVGYVEGGWPGANPKDTEFFRRARTELDLKHARLAAFGSTRRAGVAAADDPLVAALRDSGAGTACLVAKSHDRHVELALRTTLAENLAMVRDTVAHLRAEGLEVFVDAEHFFDGYRRNRSYALDVLGAAFEAGAELVALCDTNGGMLPPWVGEIVTDVVATTGGRVGIHAHNDTGCAVANSVAAVQAGATHVQGCINGYGERTGNADLVAVVAALELKLERPVLPPGALAEATRIAHAVAEVTNVPPASRQPYVGTSAFAHKAGLHASAIKVDPDLYQHMDPAGVGNDMRLLVSDMAGRASIELKGRELGYDLSVDSPEGKELVTRVTERVKILESRGYTFEAADASFELMLVEEVSGRRPAYVEVESWRVITESRSGGEALSEATVKLHAEGTRIVVTGEGNGPVNALDQALRTAMGQAYPEVGRFRLTDYKVRILDQGLGTDAITRVLIETSDGESSWVTVGVGANVVEASWGALLDGVTFGLHRSGVRPVG
- a CDS encoding serine/threonine-protein kinase; translated protein: MPTTASDPQRPPAGLRVGEYRLLTRLGEGGMGVVHLAQKPGGPRVALKVLRPHVVGDDEARARLAREVNSLSRVRSRRVAEIMDADPWAEIPFVATRYVPGLSLHDHVQEEGAIDERDIVHVASELCAALDAVHRVGVLHRDVKPSNVLMEGRNPILIDFGLARVADDPRLTHTGWLLGTPGYLAPEILHGEDASPAADVHALASTIAFAALGRAPFGRGPAMAVMDRVRRGEHDLEGVPARLRGPLERALDPDPRRRPTLTELRAWIDPDSLDGATRARAALVGAGADETDLAAAGAATALLPTIEDPPLEGGTRIMPPEREPYQQPPPPRPTARPVAAPVQQPVQQPARQPAPPPYPPPRPVPQPVPQRASYPPPWQEPPPRRGAGARFRSGVLVLLLGSCVTAAGMLAPWVTAGVVTLLVCVLRAVSLGASTRRERRERRGRAHWSDGPLAVLGFPWFLLLSFLGSVALVLWGVLLALSAGLLALALGLTTTVCLAIGAGVLAVALWTGPGSSRLRGPVHAVVDPVADSALLWLVFAALLAATAGGTALAADAQGVSWAPAQDAPDTPPAPDALWDDVRDAVLFWR